From Eriocheir sinensis breed Jianghai 21 unplaced genomic scaffold, ASM2467909v1 Scaffold755, whole genome shotgun sequence, one genomic window encodes:
- the LOC126994250 gene encoding ADP-ribosylation factor-like protein 4C yields MNVRVAARVWHAAAGQASVAVCGLAGGHGQCAHCRAAPRHTCSCWDRSLAGLVAGPPTLVFVGLDSSGKTTALLRLKYGHYVNTVPTVGFNCECLRGGGCSWVAWDVGGDDHVRTLWRAYTRGADAVLFVVDASSGEERLEEARHELHVLVRRQAAQSAALRRSRPPLLVLANKQDLPDARTPAAMADALGLHDLPPAQPWGLAPACAVTGEGLPEVMDLLRRLLLKARRASLSRG; encoded by the coding sequence ATGAATGTGAGAGTGGCGGCACGCGTGTGGCATGCGGCGGCCGGCCAGGCCAGTGTGGCTGTGTGCGGGTTGGCAGGTGGACACGGGCAGTGCGCACACTGCCGCGCCGCGCCTCGCCACACATGCAGCTGTTGGGACAGGAGCCTGGCGGGGCTCGTGGCGGGGCCGCCCACACTGGTCTTCGTGGGCCTCGACTCGTCGGGCAAGACCACGGCGCTGCTGCGGCTCAAGTACGGCCACTACGTGAACACCGTGCCCACCGTCGGCTTCAACTGCGAATGTTTGCGGGGCGGCGGTTGCTCCTGGGTGGCATGGGACGTGGGCGGCGATGATCACGTGCGAACCCTTTGGCGCGCCTACACGCGCGGCGCCGACGCGGTGCTGTTCGTGGTGGATGCCAGCAGCGGcgaggagcggctggaggaggcGCGCCACGAGTTGCACGTCCTGGTGCGCCGGCAAGCGGCACAGAGCGCCGCGCTGCGCCGCTCACGGCCGCCGCTGCTGGTGCTGGCCAACAAACAGGATCTGCCGGATGCCAGAACGCCCGCCGCCATGGCTGACGCCCTCGGCCTGCACGACCTGCCGCCCGCCCAGCCCTGGGGCCTTGCACCCGCCTGTGCCGTCACCGGCGAGGGTCTGCCCGAGGTCATGGACCTcctgcgccgcctcctcctcaagGCACGCCGGGCCTCGCTCTCCCGGGGCTGA